A single genomic interval of Pelagerythrobacter marensis harbors:
- a CDS encoding RHS repeat-associated core domain-containing protein: MNRLTSAVQGGQTLAFAHDALGRNTGQSGPLGTVGYQYDTAGRRTRMTWPDGFYVTYEYHTDGSIKAIRENGSTVLASYGYNTQGEPTGVTFANGASQSLAFDPVGRLSSIAANLAGTSADNTRGFTYNPAGQLMQTTQSNDAYAFDGLYNVDRTYTVNGRNQLTSAGGVTLSYDTRGNLTNSGTDTFAYTSENLLTGVTGAASLAYDPLGRLWQVDDLTSGGPTTRFGYDGIAMIGEYNTSNQLLRRYVHGPGIDSPIVWYEGSGTTNRRFLHADERGSIIAVSNASGALLGANAYDEYGIPADDNLGRFQYTGQVWLEEAGLYYYKARMYSPTLGRFLQTDPIGYADGMNLYNYVGSDPANFVDSLGLCKSGVEWVWNSETKQWDHHVVVCADTGRGGGSGGKDNGGEGIIPPSGPAPSPSPEDGFGGGRLPQNTHRYNISVVTQCSADSAFGAVRGAGNSAPGAPFARSGTHDLTLAPLGDPITQTVDPRSRTITNVTGPDHRFHPGRVEIRVNDLGGGYSSINITGTGSGDNPTFNNLVGALIFGGMAHAVANYCAAKNGTPNLKR, from the coding sequence ATGAACCGGCTGACGAGCGCGGTGCAAGGCGGCCAGACGCTGGCGTTCGCGCACGATGCGCTGGGGCGCAACACCGGCCAGTCGGGACCGCTGGGGACGGTCGGCTATCAGTATGACACCGCCGGTCGCCGCACGCGGATGACCTGGCCTGACGGATTCTATGTCACCTACGAATACCACACCGACGGATCGATCAAGGCCATCCGCGAGAACGGCTCCACCGTGCTGGCAAGCTACGGCTACAATACGCAAGGCGAGCCGACCGGGGTGACGTTCGCCAACGGTGCAAGCCAGTCGCTGGCGTTCGATCCTGTGGGGCGGCTGTCGTCGATTGCGGCCAACCTTGCAGGGACATCGGCCGACAACACGCGCGGCTTTACCTACAACCCCGCCGGGCAGCTGATGCAGACCACACAGTCGAACGATGCCTATGCGTTCGACGGGCTCTACAATGTCGACCGGACCTACACGGTCAACGGCCGCAACCAGTTGACCAGCGCAGGCGGCGTTACGCTGTCCTACGATACGCGCGGCAACCTGACCAACTCGGGGACCGATACGTTCGCCTATACCAGCGAGAACCTGCTGACCGGGGTCACGGGTGCAGCGAGCTTGGCCTACGATCCGCTCGGGCGGTTGTGGCAGGTGGACGACCTCACCAGCGGTGGCCCGACCACGCGGTTCGGCTATGACGGGATCGCGATGATCGGGGAGTACAATACCTCGAACCAGCTGCTGCGGCGCTATGTCCACGGCCCCGGGATCGACAGCCCGATCGTGTGGTACGAAGGCTCAGGCACGACGAACCGCCGGTTCCTCCACGCCGACGAGCGTGGCTCGATCATCGCGGTGTCGAATGCGAGCGGAGCGCTGCTCGGGGCCAATGCCTACGACGAGTATGGCATCCCTGCCGACGACAACCTCGGGCGGTTCCAGTACACCGGGCAGGTGTGGCTGGAGGAAGCGGGCCTCTACTACTACAAGGCGCGTATGTACTCGCCCACCCTCGGCCGGTTCCTCCAGACCGATCCCATCGGATATGCCGACGGGATGAACCTCTACAACTATGTGGGCAGCGATCCGGCTAACTTCGTCGATTCGCTGGGGCTTTGCAAAAGCGGGGTCGAATGGGTCTGGAACTCGGAAACAAAGCAATGGGACCACCATGTTGTGGTCTGCGCTGACACTGGCCGTGGTGGAGGGAGCGGAGGCAAAGACAACGGAGGTGAAGGCATCATTCCTCCCAGCGGGCCAGCCCCCTCACCCTCACCCGAAGATGGTTTCGGCGGTGGACGTCTGCCGCAAAATACGCATCGGTATAATATCAGCGTGGTCACCCAGTGTTCAGCCGACAGCGCTTTTGGGGCCGTTAGAGGTGCCGGAAATTCAGCACCCGGAGCGCCTTTCGCCCGATCTGGCACTCACGATCTCACTCTCGCGCCCCTTGGCGATCCTATAACCCAGACAGTCGATCCTAGAAGTCGCACGATCACCAATGTCACTGGGCCTGATCATCGGTTCCATCCTGGGAGGGTGGAGATTCGAGTCAATGATCTTGGCGGAGGATATTCATCCATCAACATAACCGGAACGGGGTCAGGAGATAACCCGACGTTCAATAATCTGGTTGGGGCACTTATTTTCGGAGGCATGGCACATGCTGTGGCCAACTATTGCGCTGCGAAGAATGGCACTCCTAATCTCAAGAGGTAA